The sequence below is a genomic window from Tubulanus polymorphus chromosome 1, tnTubPoly1.2, whole genome shotgun sequence.
CCGGGACATCGCAAATACAGCTAATTCAGTGCACGCGCCTAAGACTCGGGTTTTGATGCGAACTTTCTGATTGCTGCTGTCAACAGCGAAGTTAGTATATACAAGTTGCGTCATCACCCACGTGTACATTGGCGACGGTTACAAAAATCGTTGCAagtgaaaaattatttacaaacgACTCTTGAGGAAACTCAAGTATCAATGAGCATTGATTTATTGGCTCAGCAATTAAACTTGCCAAAGTAGCTGCAGTTGTTGCTAGGAAGCGCGATCAGAAGCGCAGCTGGAATAGATGATATTCACTTGTTagcaaaacaaatgaaaaaggaATTCATTATACGCGTCATAGTTCATATTTATGCGCTTCGAAATTATTTGAGTATGGCTTTAAATTCCATTCTTTAAATGAACACCGCGGTTCGTTTAGTACGATTATAACTATACTCCTGCTAACATCTTCCATTAGGGAAGCGGCGAATCAATAGACTCCCTCCTAATGGATGATGCCGTCGTGTTCTAAAAATTTTATCGAGCGAACGAATATTTTGCGGCTGTTTATTTCACTGCGAATATGTCATGTGCGTATAAAAGTGAAGCCATTTTCGTAGTAGTTCATCATCGTTTGATTGGCAGAAATATGAATGACTGAGTCGACTACGCAATGAACGTACATCAACCGCAACTCATAATGGCCAACACTCAGACTGGCACATCATAGGAAATTACTGGCTTCTATCACGCGACCGAAAATACGGGTTCAACAAAGCTACTGAAGAATAGATCCGCATTTCTATTATGATTccaaataatctatcaatataGTTATCATGTTTCCATTGATATGACTTTGTGAAACGTGGTTTGGAAATTTATCACCGCAGGAATGCATGCAGAGAACACACTTGTTGGTATCAGGCAGAACGTGCCTCCTCGCTATCCCCTATACGAATTGTTTTCAGCTGTATTGAACATCAGAAGGAATTTGAAACCTTATTcagaaatcaataaaaaagGATTTCCATAAACCAAATCAATTTTCTACGGTTGTTAATATTAAGTTACAATAACCATTTGTTTCCTATTTTTGTCCGATCCCCTTAAGAAGTCTACAGGGCAAGAAGCACGATTCTAAATCAAAACTACATTCTTTATACAATATACACGTATAACCGCCTATGTATCGAGGCAAAATGTAACGATATAAGAGGATGAGAACATAAAAAATGGCGATGACGCACAGTGTTTCATGttaaaccagaaaaaaatgctGGTTCATGTGCTCCAGATGAAAAAGCGAGCCATTGAAGTATAAAGTCACCGCGTCATCGCCATCATCGGATCGAATCGAAATCGTTAGACCAAGAGAGAACAATATTCATgccaatgaatattttatactAGACCACGACCATGCAAATCCGTTAGACACAGTCAATTATGACTGGTTATTACAAGTATAACCTGACTAAGAATAATAAAACGAAACTAAGGCTAGACTTGATTGCTATTGGAATTAATGCtacattatcaattttattatttaCGACTTCCTAACAACCAGCTTACAAAAAAACGCAAGCATCAGTACTGAGAGATTTTCAACTGTTTGTATTTTGTTGAGTACTGTTACATCTTTGTTTTTGCCAATTGAATGTTCTATCATCGGGAAAAATAGACATTTATATTGATCATAACATAACTGTCAACCTAAAATCGCCGAAAGAGGAACGCAGCAACGAGGACATTCCCACGAGAATGCTTTAAAATAAATCTCAGCCAATCTTGTAGAACATTTTCAATCGAAGTCACGGCTTATTATAAACATCGAATGAACATCGCAAATTTTTAGCTGTGATTTCGCAGCACTTTTGATCGATGAACTTGTCAGTTGCTTGTGAAATACTTTGCAAACACAAATCCAGTTTTatcaataatcattttatttgaagatttaaTTCTATATGATCCTTTGGTTGTCTTATGGATGCCGATTTGTCAAAGTGAATTGATGGCTTTAAAGTGAagataattcatcatttcgaAAAGTTTTTCGCCTGCAAATTATTTCGATATTCCAGACCTAGTCTTTCAAAATATTGCGAATgaggaaattgaaatttttttaaccAACACTTTCAACGCTGCGCATCCGTCGAACGCTTTTATATCATTAACGAATACCACTTGTAACTGTGCAAAATTAACTGCCACAACAAGCCACTTATAGCAAGAGAGAGTCGCTGATTGAACTGATCACAACCAGCAATCACGGTGCACTACTTCAATTCATTCCTCCACTGATATCTAATCTAATTCCGTAGACAGTTTTAGGGTATGATTTTCTCTTATCGAGACTCGACGCATTGACAACCGAGGGCTAGAGATCATCGTTAGGCTCTATGAAAGATGCGCGCAGATATAACGATCCGTTTCAATCAATACTTGTAGATGAACGAAAGGGTATTCGTTTCAGggcaaaaaaataaattggccgcaatttttttcttatgcATGTATGAATAGGAAGGGGTTTAACCATATATGTAAGAATCATTTTCACCACCACCAATGGTACaaatcattggtttttttttaacacAGCGGAAAATGGCATTACCCAATACGGTTTCGAAAGCTTTCAGCTTTCGGTGATCAGTAGTAAGCACTATATAAGAACCCTTTTCAGACAAGGATTCAGATACCTGATATTCCAGGGATGTTGAACGTGGTAAATGTCGATATGTCAATAACGCAATAATATcgctgaaaataaacatttccTGCATATTAGCCCTGTTGTATTAAAAGGTGAACGTTAGTTAGCACTCATGAGACCAAAACACCATGGAGACTGCTTCAGAACGTAATGGAGTTTTAACTTTTAATAGCAAATATCCGCCGCATAACTCTGTGACTGCATTAAACCACTTACAATAAAGCCAACTGGAATGTGTATTGTCGCACtaatgttatttttcaattttagaatATCACGCGTATATGTTAGACTGTGtttgatcttgaaataaagaatcgttcattttgattgattgatttaggTTTGATTTTGTCAAACTGTTTTAATCGATATCTTTCAACATCAACTGACTTTTTCTGTGATCTCGGAGAAAGATGGGCAAATAAAAAGCAACTATCCTTGTATAAATGTATCGATTTGAATTCCCAAAAAGAAACCCAAACTTTTGAGGCATGCTGGGTGAGGTTTTCATCCAAGcgtaattgataatgattatctGAGACTTAGTTGAAGAAAGATGTCTTGGATTTTGCTGGGTAATTTTCGTAGACCTATTTGAGCAAACTAGGCAATAAGTATTCAGTGTATGAGGCTTTACTTGAGTAATACACCATCAGCCTGATCCTTACAATACCAGGTTGTCTGGTAATTGCTGTTATACAACCAACAAGCGGGCTTTATTAGAATACAAATCAGTCACGAAATCCGGGCGATCAAGACTTCTTATTTTCTTCAAAGCTTCGTGAAATCGACGATGAAGTGTACATCATAGGAGCAACAGCTACATCGACATGAGCGTACATATACAACTAGAAAACGAGTCCCTGAAGGTTGAACTTCAAAGAGAATGTATAGAAAACAAAGTATGTATAGATTATGTATCGAGTGGTAAGACTTAATGGTTGCTATAGTTGAAGTCCTCGTGGAGTCTTGAAAATCTTGTCTTAATAAGAAAAATCTATATGTAACTAAGTTTTGAATAAGTAGTTAACCTCCAGACAATTCTATCTATAAATGTCACAGCTGCTAACGCTCTCCACATATGGAacaaccttggagtaatcatttgaaatgattactccaaggaaCAACTATGGTGTTCTTAAATAAACTTGAACGTGACTCAGGATTCAACATAGCAACACATACACGTAGTAATCAACGTTAGTTCATTACACCATGTTCAATTAATGGAATCCCAACAGTACAGATGCGCGCATTTAATCCATTCCAATTTGTCGTTACCATGATGCTTATCTTTACTAGACCAGCTCCATGAGTAGCATCTGCTCGTGTCAATTGGTTGACATCGTCACATCTCGTTTCTACCATTTTGAATCGAAAAAAAGACTAATATGAATAGTTAAAAACATCATTATCAGTCGAACTTTGAGAAGAAAATTAACTACCGGTAGAACTAAAAGCACTAGAGCAAAATCACTGATTATTCCATTTATCTGAGCTACAGGGACTTCTAAAGCTATTATACCCATAACATTTTGGATAATGACATTAGTGTACAACTCTCAAAGGCATATCAAGTAACCAAATTATCACCAACAACATTAAATGAAGCGGGAGGTCTGGTCGATTCTATCAAGGTTTTAGTCTAAGACAAGATTGTCCGATATAATGCTGATGGGAGACTGACCAGTTAACGGACTCTTGATACATTTATAGATAACTATCAGGAAAATAAACAACTGGTTAAAGCAGATCTCATAAAAGGCAGTCGGAAGAGATTATCATGACAAAGtaaaaatcaattcagtttttacaaaatgaccacATGCCTTACGTAAACTCCGGACGTTCAACATCAACAATGAGATTTTACAGTCCATGAAATTGAGTCAACGAAATGTCATGCTGTAATTTCTGCGTTATTTTTGTGCCCTGTGCAATGTTATCATAACTTGTGGAGAAATTTAActaaactgaaactgaaactgTATAAAAACCAAATCATCAAGTTATCTAGAAATATCAGTTGAATGTCGTTGACGAAAGACAGCTAACCTTAACAATAGTGGTAGGGATTGAAATTTAAGTTCATCTACCAATGATTCTCTTAATGAGAAATACCAAACATTCATAGGtttgtaattgtaactgaCCAAAGTGTAAACGTATGTATCTTGGagtctcaaatgttttcgATGAAGGCATAGATCAAATCATGAAGTGGTTCTCTTGCTTCCACATATTCAGTACCACGCGTTATATACAAGAAATCAATGTGTCACAAACCGTCGTTCCGCGAAAGACTGCGGTAGAATCTGAGCGTACAACGTCTTAGTTATCAGATAATCCAACAGATTGAAAGCCAATTTTTTTATGATCGCGTCCATAGATTTCCTCGAGAATCAATTTATGATGGAAGCAGCGAATGTAACATAgtacattatatataaatatgtagaAAAGTTCTCATTAGATTCTTGAGAGAACTATAATCAGAATGATTAGGAGAGGTTAGTTATATTTGACATTTACTGTAGATGGTAATGTGTCACGTCATTCTTTCGTCACTTGTGCAGAATGTAGGATATTATACGTCGAACCTGTAATACTAACACCTTTCTATCGTTGAAAAAAGAGATAATAGCTTCTACCATCAGCTTTGCGGGAGACGCTATATTCCTGCATATCATATGATCATATATATTATCATGCCCATCAGCAAAGTACATGTTTTCGAAAACCCGACGGCATTCATAATGTACGATATAAACCAGTTGAGGTAGAGCGTCTCGTGTGTCTGTTACCCGAGAACATGTTTCATTTCAGAACGGTTCTTGCGAGGGTTTTGAggtatcatcattatcaagtCTAAATACATAAGCCGGAAAAAAGCCGACGAATTAATGTTTTAATACGAAGACATCTCGTCTTACCTTTTTCACAAGCCTCTCCGGTGTAAGCAGTCAACGAACAATCGCAGATGAATCGATTCCAACCTTCTGCGCAGACACCCTTATTTTTGCAGGTCTTACTCTGACATTGGGGTTCCATGGATCGGCAGTATTCGACGACCGCGTTGACATTTTGTTGCCGAGCGTGCAAAGCTAGATCGACCTTGTCCCCGTTTATTACTAAATCTTCGATACATCCTACGTAGCCGTTTTTCAGGACGGCTGCCCAAACGGAATGCGGGATGGTGTATGCCTCACTTTTATCATCGACACCTCCGACGAACATATAACCACCTAAATCTAAACGATCATTGTTTCCTTTTGTGCGATAGATGACCTCATCGCCGTCTACCAAAACGGTACCACGTCTTCCTGAATGGCTCAGATGAATGTGATGGGACATGCCGTTGTTAACGATGCCCTTACTAGCCTTCACTTTAACCGTCCCCGAACCCAAATCTAAGATAACGAACAGATACCCGTCCAAAATCTCCATGGCGAAAAAATCGGACAAACTTTCGGCACCGCTATTGTACATGAGGAGGCAATTTGGTTCGTTCGTACGGAAGCGGAACTCGATGGTGCCCGAGTAGGATGCTTCCCAGGGTGTGAGTTTGATATATGATTCAGGGGTAGTGAATGTTATCGGTTGAGCTATAATCTGCTCGACACacgtattgaattgaatatcgCCGTGGGTTTGGATGAGATCATGTTTTTTCTCAGCGAGCATCGTTATGTCAAACTGCAAACTATCAGCAGTGTACATCACCTGcaagtatatacatataaagaACATGTTAGAAATATATTTGGGAAGAAGCAATAAATATTTCTGAAAGCGGTGCATAAATATTGACCAAATACTACTTGAAACAGAGACCACAGATCAATATGTtcatatgatttcaatgttgCCCCACCCTGTCGAATAGacgaaatgattgaaatgatGATAGATATGCactgtaaacattttctaggctttcaaaaatgaaacaaatttaAATTGATTCGGTTCATCAATCAGTTACTGGATACTTCTTCGAACAGCACGACACAATAAATCAATCCCCAGCGGAATCGCGGTCTTTCTGCCAATTCATTCGCTGTTCTTATTTCGTCACAGTAATTAATGTTGTAACGTACTCATTGACAACAATGATAAACTTTTCTCTGTTAGATTATTCACGATTCAAAAACTATTCCATCAAATTCCACGCGATCATACATCATCTTACGCAGGCCACGATCGTGAATGAAAATTTCCCACAAGAGCCGAGCCTGCTCGGAGAAACCTTCAATCCATTCATTCATACTGGAATTTGCATTTAATTttactgatgacgtcatcaatgaTAGATCATCTTTCCCGGTATTAGAACTGCATACGTTATTATTTAGATCTATCAAAAAAAGTACGGATTGCTAGTGGCAATCAAAACCCTTGCTTTACCATCTAAACGATAGACTAGGAAATGAAAGGAAGGCGACACGCTCTGGATGCTGatgataaatttctaaatctaaTTGAACATCGTCTAACTGACAGGTGTAAAGCATACTTTCCTAAAAAGGAAGATGTTATGTTTTTAAACCCGTGATTTATTTAGCACCAGGAAATGAGACCGTAATTCTCTACGGCCATTCGTCGACAAAACAACACATGGTAATGTCTGATTAATGCCTGTCTGGTCGACATCTGTCTTCTAGATGACATGGCGATTTCCTCAAGATTTCTAAATGGTTTCCTCCGCAGCATCGGACTGAGAAATCCCATAAGGAAACGTGGTTTCATTAGGGAATTTTGCTCGAAAATTGGGTAGTAGATGTACTTGTTGCCCGCGCGCACTTCTTCACTGAGATGAAGAGTTGACCACTTCAACGTTCATTACGCGTCTAGCAAACTGCTCATGGTCGTTGTAAGTCACTATTCGTTATTGAATCTTTATGATATCGACCATATACCAGCTGACCCAGACTACGATCATGACCATGCTAAGTGGAATTTGGTACCGAAATTAATTTCTGcataaataaaatattgatgCGGTCACGCACTCAATAAAAGCTAACTAATCTTTCCGTTGCGAACACTCCTCTTGAGCCCAATTTTCATGTAGTCGATcagtgttttttttatttttcgctATCATGTCATAAACATGACTCTCTTCGTGTCTTCTCCGTGATTAGATATATATTGGCGATGGAACAGCAAACTTCCATGTGGAACGAAAAGCATGGAACTTGCAAGTAAACATCTATACCGCATAAGCCCTtaagatagatagatatatcagTATTTCAAAACTCAATATCTTGATTATTTCATGCTTCGGGATACATATCTGATTGATAAAAGGAAAAAGCACGATTGATCGAAAGTATACATAATGTAATTATGGATAAAAAGAGGCAGACAGACAATACATACACCACCAGGTTTTCATATAAATTAGCTCAACTACATTAATAGATCGCACAGATGCAACGATCCTATCGATCCTAAAGGGTGAATAAAACCTCATCTGAGAGTATATCTCTTAGAATAAACGTCACTAAACATGTGTACGCAATAACCCTTTAGAAAAGTGTGAGGTAAATACTGATTGGAAATATCGTAAtccgggatccagttccacggtccAGTCCTACTCGAAATCTAAGACTGAATAGTATTGGTTTGCTAAATATCTTTATGTACCAATGAGTTTAGTCTTAACTGTGAACAAGGCCGCTTATTCTTTCCCATTTTCCCTGTGCAATCATAAACACCTGAGAATATCTTTTTGTATCCCTCTCAGGATACATCTGAAAAAAATCCTACGCAACATATATGCATTTAACATGAAAAATATGGATTTCGGAGATGCACACAATGTCAGGTTTGACATGCAGGAAAGGTCTGTTGTTCTATTCAATAAGAAccaattatcatttcattatcataatacGTATGTATACAGCTATTATGGCATCGATACAACAGGAATGCGATGCTTTGTGCCTTGATTTTCCGCCTCGAaatcaataaatgaataatgcCCAAACCATGTCATCCCTGCTTCCAAAATACAATAAATCCTTCAATTTCGGAGCCTGTCATGTTGGTGATCGATTGCGTGTCTCTGACCAAACGCTGCAATTATAGCAGGCTGTAGCGGACTATATATTATGGCAAGAATCCTAGCAAAAATAATAGTCACTTGCCTCAGTCAATGCACCACACTATAAAACCTTATTGCACATTACTCCTTCTCCCTCCAGTTTAAATTCTATGAattatcaatgaattattGTTGTCATTAAAAGTATTCTCTGAGTATGCCTAGCAGCAAACAAGTTTTTTTCATGTCAGcatctagaaaataaaaacccaaTAACACTCGATACTGGCAATGAAACGGATTTCCCCTTTAATCTAAATTATAAGattatcaatcaataaaaaatttttataAAGGATTACCATCCgatttaatttgaaatgatcaacttcaacaatttgaatcaattcatttcgagGTGTGCTATGTTATagtatgtaaaatatgatggCAATATTAGTGATCATTAAAATGTAATGTAAATATGTATGCATCTAATATAGACAGCTTTCAATATATCTTGTTCATAACTACCTGTTCAGAGATTTATGCTCAAACAACGAAAtcattataaaccccctatgTAAACTTCGCATCGATACACTTGtacattttttgtttgttaaccAAAACAATGATTACCTTGTAATGTTGatcttcaaatatatttccttTATCAAACCAATATTGCATTGAGAACCACCCATAACCCCGTAGCTTATGggtatattttacaaaaattcatATCATGAGTGTCATATTCATCATGCGCGTCTTTCGATCAAAAAATAGTTTACATGACGTATCAACTTTTCGGTGCTGAGCAATCGCCGGAAGCTGCTCGAGATTTCTGACTTTAAACTGATTGATGACCTGTAACTGTCACTAAGCGCAAACTAAATGAccaatatagaaaaaaataaccGCCACAAAACAGTCTGCGCGGAGTGGCGATCTCTGAACCAGTTGGTTAGACACAATCTAATAACGGACTCAAACGAGCCAATGGTTAGCCAACGTGCGTAATGATGAGTGAAAGATTCGATCGCGCATTAACAGAAGAAAACAAAAGAACGCGTTGCTTTTTAACGAATTACTGACATTTCAATAACCATCGATACGCACGAACAAAACATTACTTAAGGGTCTCCGGGTCTACACACCTCGGGTCGAGGAATAGAACATGGCTAAATGTCATATCATCAATTCTAACCTGTCACTTCCATCGAAATAAGGTATAAAGGCAATATGTGCGCAGTATTATTGATGCTTGATTTATTCGATAAACATCATAAAAATGTAGTGGCATTTAAAAACCGAACTCGCGCAACTTAATAGGTACTCTCTTCAGAAATGACTGTTAATActtcaaatataataaataGCCCGACATCAGGTGAATATATTCACACTGTATTAAGCGTTATCAATCTTTGAATTCATATTGCTCTCTGGTGTTCGTTGAAACACATGTAAAAGCATGTTGACGTaccataaaaatgattcacgTTATTTagtcaattaatgatgaagcTGGGGTTTCTATTTTGGAAAATGATCTAAATAATATAGCATCGTGACAAACTCCCCGGTTTATTTTAGTGCCAACCAATCTTCCATAAAGCAAATAGTTAGTTCTTGGATGCATTAACACTCATCCTAAGGGTATCGTATTTACCACGACATTAGAAAGTGCTAGACGTTCCTTGAAGCAAACAATTTGTTATGC
It includes:
- the LOC141914830 gene encoding neurexin-1-like, whose amino-acid sequence is MLSSNVMTVGGSVNTAGLPGATVRNNFKGCLKKVMYTADSLQFDITMLAEKKHDLIQTHGDIQFNTCVEQIIAQPITFTTPESYIKLTPWEASYSGTIEFRFRTNEPNCLLMYNSGAESLSDFFAMEILDGYLFVILDLGSGTVKVKASKGIVNNGMSHHIHLSHSGRRGTVLVDGDEVIYRTKGNNDRLDLGGYMFVGGVDDKSEAYTIPHSVWAAVLKNGYVGCIEDLVINGDKVDLALHARQQNVNAVVEYCRSMEPQCQSKTCKNKGVCAEGWNRFICDCSLTAYTGEACEKGI